The following proteins come from a genomic window of Salvia hispanica cultivar TCC Black 2014 chromosome 4, UniMelb_Shisp_WGS_1.0, whole genome shotgun sequence:
- the LOC125219354 gene encoding wall-associated receptor kinase-like 1, producing the protein MSPLQLIISIFLVLPPSLLSGCLDQCGDMVIPYPFGVGTNCSHNSYFDINCDSSTHPPKAYLSINNIKKEVIELNLNQTYIRIKSPFMISACYDQSTGKQHSMTMNLSGTPYMLSDGNVLTAIGCDDMVLQSNGTFDYGGCSAFCAEKSAAGFGDCHYNGCCYQELFTGATFLEAKLIDVSRKSLREKLFPCSYAFIQEAKWNETIFSYPLYYLNSSTALVNDDWVSAIRPPVVRLDWLVGAENCSRSKNSNTYACIDEKSVCVDYKKPYYGDVTAGYTCSCVQGYEGNPYLPGGCQKISSSSLIAKRGCMDQCGKVSIPFPFGVGPNCYLEPYFEVVCNKDTNPEKPYLRLLNTEIAELNSSKIIVNYMNLSSNCNNWSDYQVVPRLTIDLLKTQYRFSDDNWITAIGCNVMAVGVIREDKQSSIRSSCAAICSDFYDGRYYRVCDYGPTSFAGDGCCRAPIPRGTTYLESNLTDLSERTSANISCSYAFIQYTEKLNANDRNGRIFNLMNYSNPIRLNVWPSMALDWRIGALNCKEARHLTNFVCQDNSDCVDFNATLGGYLCNCSKGYTGNPYLNPGCQDIDECADNSTNTCVPNSICKNGQGTFHCLCPKGYIGDGKRYGTGCIPQPPSKAKMIILTGIGSGMGFLLLVSVFFWLYKLLRKRKEKIMKDKFFKRNGGLLLQQQTNEGALGKTKLFPAKELEVATDNFNESRIIGQGGHGTVYKGMLYDGKIVAIKKSKLVEVNQLEQFINEVVILSQINHRNVVKLLGCCLETEVPLLVYEFMPNGTLFDLIHDPISEFPFTWNMRLKIAADIAGAVAYLHSASSVPIYHRDIKSSNILLDEKYVVKVSDFGTSRSIATDQTHLTTLVKGTFGYLDPEYFRSSQFTEKSDVYSFGVVLVELLTGQRPISLDKTEEERGLATRFLVCMEEECMDTILDPQVREHGRKEEVTLVANLAQRCLHSKGRMRPTMKEVVTELESFRMSEMSSGVNVESEDVRSFEDMSAMISDTEYTWTNSYKNASASSSDTHPLVLFDSAS; encoded by the exons ATGTCACCTCTGCAACTGATCATCTCTATCTTCCTAGTTCTCCCACCATCACTACTCTCGGGATGCCTGGACCAGTGTGGGGATATGGTGATTCCATATCCATTCGGGGTCGGGACAAATTGCAGCCACAACTCATATTTTGACATCAACTGCGATTCTTCCACTCACCCTCCAAAAGCTTACCTctccattaataatattaagaaaGAAGTGATTGAACTCAATCTCAATCAAACTTACATTCGGATCAAAAGCCCCTTTATGATTTCAGCTTGCTATGATCAGTCAACGGGCAAACAACATAGTATGACTATGAACTTGTCGGGAACTCCCTATATGCTTTCGGATGGAAACGTGCTCACTGCCATCGGGTGTGATGATATGGTGCTGCAATCCAACGGAACTTTCGACTACGGCGGCTGTTCGGCGTTTTGTGCTGAAAAGAGTGCTGCCGGCTTCGGAGATTGCCACTATAATGGCTGTTGCTATCAAGAACTATTCACCG GAGCAACTTTCTTGGAAGCAAAACTTATTGACGTGAGCAGAAAATCACTACGTGAAAAGCTTTTCCCATGCAGCTATGCCTTCATCCAGGAGGCAAAATGGAATGAAACCATATTTTCATATCCTTTGTACTACCTCAATAGCTCAACGGCATTGGTAAATGATGACTGGGTATCTGCAATAAGGCCACCGGTAGTGCGCTTGGACTGGCTCGTTGGGGCTGAGAACTGCAGCCGATCTAAGAATTCCAACACTTACGCATGCATAGACGAAAAGAGTGTTTGTGTTGATTACAAAAAACCCTATTATGGTGATGTTACAGCTGGATACACATGTAGCTGCGTGCAAGGGTACGAGGGAAATCCTTACTTACCGGGAGGATGCCAGA AAATTTCCTCTTCAAGTTTAATTGCCAAACGTGGATGCATGGATCAATGTGGGAAAGTATCGATTCCATTTCCATTTGGTGTGGGTCCCAATTGCTACTTGGAGCCATATTTTGAAGTTGTTTGCAACAAGGACACCAACCCCGAGAAACCCTACCTCCGTCTTTTGAACACTGAAATTGCCGAGCTGAACTCATCGAAAATCATTGTCAACTACATGAACCTATCTTCAAATTGCAACAATTGGTCAGACTATCAAGTTGTGCCAAGATTAACAATTGACTTGTTAAAAACGCAATATAGATTTTCAGATGACAACTGGATCACCGCCATTGGCTGCAATGTTATGGCTGTCGGGGTTATTAGAGAAGACAAACAAAGTTCTATTCGCAGCAGCTGCGCAGCCATTTGCTCCGACTTCTATGATGGCCGTTATTACAGAGTGTGCGATTATGGACCAACATCTTTTGCAGGAGATGGTTGTTGCAGAGCTCCAATTCCAAGAG GTACAACTTACCTTGAATCAAATTTGACTGATCTCAGTGAACGGACAAGTGCCAATATTTCTTGCAGCTACGCCTTCATTCAATACactgaaaaattaaatgcaaatgATCGTAATGGTAGGATATTCAACTTAATGAATTACTCAAACCCGATCCGACTTAATGTTTGGCCAAGCATGGCATTGGATTGGAGGATTGGAGCACTGAATTGCAAAGAAGCACGGCATCTCACTAATTTTGTATGCCAAGATAATAGTGATTGTGTTGATTTTAATGCTACGCTTGGAGGATACCTTTGCAACTGCTCCAAAGGATACACAGGAAATCCCTACCTCAATCCAGGCTGCCAAG ATATTGATGAATGCGCTGATAATTCAACTAATACATGCGTCCCAAATTCAATTTGCAAAAACGGCCAGGGGACGTTTCACTGCTTGTGTCCGAAAGGGTATATTGGTGATGGGAAAAGATATGGCACAGGTTGCATTCCGCAGCCGCCATCCAAAGCCAAGATGATTATCTTGACAG GTATAGGCTCTGGCATGGGGTTTCTGCTTCTAGTCTCAGTGTTCTTCTGGTTGTATAAATTGTTGCgaaagagaaaggaaaaaattatgaaagatAAATTTTTCAAACGAAATGGTGGCCTTCTCTTGCAACAGCAAACGAATGAAGGTGCACttggaaaaacaaaactttTCCCTGCAAAAGAGTTGGAAGTGGCTACGGATAACTTTAATGAGAGCAGAATTATTGGACAAGGAGGGCATGGCACGGTCTATAAAGGAATGTTATATGATGGTAAGATTGTTGcgattaaaaaatcaaagttgGTTGAGGTGAATCAGTTGGAACAGTTTATAAATGAAGTGGTGATACTATCGCAAATAAATCATAGGAATGTGGTCAAACTATTGGGGTGTTGTTTGGAGACTGAGGTTCCTCTGCTTGTTTATGAATTCATGCCAAACGGGACACTTTTTGATCTAATTCATGATCCAATTAGTGAATTTCCATTTACATGGAACATGCGTTTGAAAATTGCAGCAGATATAGCAGGGGCGGTAGCGTACTTACACTCTGCATCTTCTGTGCCTATTTATCACAGGGATATCAAGTCTAGTAATATTCTCCtagatgaaaaatatgttgtcAAAGTATCCGATTTTGGAACATCGAGGTCCATTGCTACAGATCAGACTCACTTAACTACTCTGGTTAAAGGCACGTTTGGATATTTAGATCCAGAATATTTTCGGTCTAGTCAATTCACAGAGAAGAGTGATGTTTATAGTTTTGGGGTAGTTCTTGTCGAGCTTCTTACTGGGCAAAGGCCAATATCTCTTGATAAAACAGAAGAGGAAAGAGGCCTAGCGACTCGGTTCCTTGTATGcatggaagaagaatgtaTGGACACGATTTTAGATCCGCAAGTACGGGAGCATGGAAGAAAGGAAGAGGTGACCCTAGTT
- the LOC125222291 gene encoding MADS-box transcription factor 23-like isoform X2 gives MGRGKIVIRRIDDMTSRQVTFSKRRNGLLKKAKELAILCDAEVALIIFSSTGKLYDFGSTASMKSVIERYNKAKEEPHQLVNSISEVKYWQSEVNMLRQQLQKLQDNHRLLLGEGLNDLNVKDLQNLENQLEMSLRAVRMRKDHILIDQIEELNQKANLVHQENTDLQKKVTVIRQENMDLYKKVYGTRDATGADTNSFMTEGLCIRDDPDASICLQLCQPQQTIHEATKSE, from the exons ATGGGGAGGGGGAAGATAGTGATAAGGAGGATCGACGATATGACGAGCAGGCAGGTGACGTTTTCGAAGCGGAGGAATGGATTGCTGAAGAAGGCGAAGGAGCTCGCGATTCTGTGCGATGCGGAGGTCGCgctcatcatcttctccagCACCGGGAAATTGTACGATTTCGGAAGCACAGCCAG TATGAAGTCGGTGATTGAAAGGTACAACAAAGCAAAAGAGGAACCTCACCAGTTGGTGAATTCAATTTCTGAAGTCAAG TATTGGCAAAGTGAAGTTAATATGCTGAGGCAACAATTACAGAAGTTGCAAGATAACCACCG GCTGTTACTTGGCGAGGGGCTTAATGATTTAAATGTCAAGGACCTACAGAACTTAGAAAACCAGCTGGAGATGAGTCTACGGGCTGTCCGAATGAGGAAG GACCATATCTTAATAGATCAGATTGAAGAGCTTAATCAGAAG GCGAACCTGGTCCACCAAGAAAATACAGACTTGCAGAAGAAGGTAACAGTAATTCGCCAAGAAAACATGGATTTGTATAAGAAG GTGTATGGAACAAGAGATGCAACTGGAGCAGACACTAATTCATTCATGACTGAAGGATTATGCATCAGAGACGACCCAGATGCAAGTATATGCCTCCAGCTTTGCCAGCCACAACAAACAATTCATGAAGCTACAAAGTCAGA GTGA
- the LOC125217979 gene encoding uncharacterized protein LOC125217979 produces the protein MADASGSGTSHQTAQEDELNLHDQRCEREEAALTPPRRPNLSSLEIPERSLEAALYDFTRIDIPSPSSTRAGLPPRPSSAKLKSSVMNMLSQKSFRGKIPLQDTEKTVLIMPDVPLSDKPSTSRSFSLNKLLFSPSTKSVHSLPVTPMAVADPKPSVESHAHLQSKTLQPEAKKFMKRSFSVPVNVKTRSLRRTESSGVLIRVISKHHNPTTVENASPDISPETEADIEDAGEDIPEEEAVCRICFIELGEGGETLKMECSCKGELALAHQECAVKWFSIKGNKTCDVCKQDVRNLPVTLLKLQNPPNVVRRVPVAPQQNEATQYRFWQDVPVLIMVSTLAYFCFLEQLLVADLGPRALAVSLPFSCVLGLLSSMIASTMVSKSYIWAYASFQFAIVILFAHIFYAVLDVNPILSVLLSSFTGFGIAISTNSLLVEYLRWRASRHPQSLPQQTSSGVQSHPHEQRHRQHQPQYGDNGNRALQTPVALSIPAGSSGNV, from the exons ATGGCTGATGCTAGTGGCTCTGGAACATCGCATCAAACTGCTCAAGAAGATGAGCTGAATCTCCATGATCAG AGATGTGAAAGAGAAGAAGCCGCGTTAACGCCACCTAGACGCCCAAATCTCTCGTCTTTGGAAATACCCGAAAGGTCTTTGGAGGCAGCATTGTACGATTTCACAAGGATAGACATCCCCAGTCCCAGTTCTACCAGAGCGGGATTGCCTCCGAGACCCAGTTCGGCGAAACTTAAATCATCCGTTATGAACATGCTTTCTCAGAAGAGCTTCAGGGGTAAAATCCCGTTGCAGGATACTGAAAAAACAGTTCTTATTATGCCGGACGTGCCCCTTTCTGACAAGCCTTCAACTTCTAGATCATTTTCGTTAAACAAACTTTTGTTTTCCCCATCAACAAAATCAGTACATTCATTGCCCGTGACACCAATGGCAGTGGCCGATCCTAAGCCCTCAGTCGAAAGTCACGCGCATCTTCAGTCGAAAACGCTA CAACCTGAAGCTAAGAAATTCATGAAACGCTCTTTTTCAGTTCCAGTTAATGTTAAAACCAGAAGCTTGAGGCGAACAGAATCATCTGGAGTTTTGATACGTGTAATATCAAAGCACCATAACCCTACAACAGTGGAAAATGCCTCCCCGGATATATCTCCCGAAACGGAAGCTG ACATAGAAGATGCTGGGGAAGACATTCCCGAAGAAGAGGCTGTTTGTAGAATTTGTTTCATAGAGCTCGGAGAAGGGGGTGAAACGCTGAAGATGGAGTGCAGTTGCAAAGGAGAGCTTGCGCTTGCCCACCAAGAGTGTGCTGTGAAGTGGTTTAGCATCAAAGGTAATAAGACCTGTGATGTTTGTAAGCAGGATGTCCGTAACCTTCCAGTAACGTTGCTGAAATTACAAAATCCGCCTAATGTTGTACGAAGAGTACCTGTTGcaccacaacaaaatgaaGCGACTCAATACAG GTTTTGGCAGGATGTGCCCGTTCTCATCATGGTCAGCACACTTGCATATTTCTGCTTTCTGGAGCAGCTTCTG GTAGCTGACCTGGGACCTCGAGCACTGGCCGTTTCATTACCTTTCTCTTGCGTGTTAGGTCTCCTTTCATCCATGATAGCATCTACAATGG TGAGCAAGAGTTACATATGGGCTTATGCCTCTTTCCAGTTTGCAATAGTGATTCTGtttgctcatattttttatgccGTG CTCGATGTCAATCCTATCCTTTCCGTATTGCTCTCCTCCTTCACTGGGTTTGGGATCGCGATCAGCACCAATTCACTTCTCGTGGAATACTTAAGATGGAGAGCAAGCCGTCATCCCCAGTCCTTACCGCAACAAACAAGCAGTGGCGTGCAGTCTCATCCACATGAACAAAGACACCGCCAACATCAGCCCCAGTATGGCGATAATGGTAATCGAGCACTGCAAACTCCAGTAGCACTCTCAATACCCGCGGGGTCATCAGGAAACGTATGA
- the LOC125222291 gene encoding MADS-box transcription factor 23-like isoform X1, whose translation MGRGKIVIRRIDDMTSRQVTFSKRRNGLLKKAKELAILCDAEVALIIFSSTGKLYDFGSTASMKSVIERYNKAKEEPHQLVNSISEVKYWQSEVNMLRQQLQKLQDNHRLLLGEGLNDLNVKDLQNLENQLEMSLRAVRMRKDHILIDQIEELNQKANLVHQENTDLQKKVTVIRQENMDLYKKVYGTRDATGADTNSFMTEGLCIRDDPDASICLQLCQPQQTIHEATKSERISRPKFEFICQGSYMQIST comes from the exons ATGGGGAGGGGGAAGATAGTGATAAGGAGGATCGACGATATGACGAGCAGGCAGGTGACGTTTTCGAAGCGGAGGAATGGATTGCTGAAGAAGGCGAAGGAGCTCGCGATTCTGTGCGATGCGGAGGTCGCgctcatcatcttctccagCACCGGGAAATTGTACGATTTCGGAAGCACAGCCAG TATGAAGTCGGTGATTGAAAGGTACAACAAAGCAAAAGAGGAACCTCACCAGTTGGTGAATTCAATTTCTGAAGTCAAG TATTGGCAAAGTGAAGTTAATATGCTGAGGCAACAATTACAGAAGTTGCAAGATAACCACCG GCTGTTACTTGGCGAGGGGCTTAATGATTTAAATGTCAAGGACCTACAGAACTTAGAAAACCAGCTGGAGATGAGTCTACGGGCTGTCCGAATGAGGAAG GACCATATCTTAATAGATCAGATTGAAGAGCTTAATCAGAAG GCGAACCTGGTCCACCAAGAAAATACAGACTTGCAGAAGAAGGTAACAGTAATTCGCCAAGAAAACATGGATTTGTATAAGAAG GTGTATGGAACAAGAGATGCAACTGGAGCAGACACTAATTCATTCATGACTGAAGGATTATGCATCAGAGACGACCCAGATGCAAGTATATGCCTCCAGCTTTGCCAGCCACAACAAACAATTCATGAAGCTACAAAGTCAGA GAGAATCTCAAGACCAAAGTTTGAGTTTATATGCCAAGGTTCATATATGCAGATTTCAACATGA